In Stutzerimonas stutzeri, a genomic segment contains:
- a CDS encoding 3-hydroxyacyl-CoA dehydrogenase NAD-binding domain-containing protein codes for MTDAVRLELRGEIALITVNNPPVNALGQAVREGLLRAFQSAEAEPQVRAVVLLCEGSTFIAGADIKEFGKPPQAPSLPEVIEVIEGSSKPSVAVIHGTALGGGLEVALGCHYRIARRDAKVGLPEVKLGLLPGAGGTQRLPRLAGVAKALDMIVSGTPISAAEAVEHSIVDEQFDGDLRDAGLAYARRMIEEGRAPRRTGEQTRGLEGADNEALIRAKHAEVAKRMPGLFSPLRCIAAVEAATQLPLAEGLKRERELFAECLNSPQRGALIHSFFSERQAGKINDLPADVKPRAINRAAVIGGGTMGVGIALSFANAGVPVKLLEINDEALQRGLQRARDTYAASVKRGSLTEEAMEARLKLVEGVTEYAALADVDVVVEAVFEEMGVKQQVFEQLDAVCKPGAILASNTSSLDLNAIAAFTKRPEDVVGLHFFSPANVMRLLEVVRGEQTSDEVLATAMAIGKKLKKVSVVVGVCDGFVGNRMVFQYGREAEFLLEEGATPQQVDGALRNFGMAMGPFAMRDLSGLDIGQAIRKRQRADLPADRDFPTVSDKLCAAGMLGQKTGAGYYRYEPGNRTPLENPELAPMLEAASRQKGIERRELDEQYIVERTLFAMVNEGAKILEEGIAQRSSDIDVIYLNGYGFPAFRGGPMFYADSVGLDTVLARVKELHARCGDWWKPAPLLEKLAAEGRTFTEWQAGQ; via the coding sequence ATGACGGACGCCGTACGGCTCGAACTTCGGGGCGAAATCGCTCTGATCACGGTCAACAACCCACCGGTCAATGCACTTGGCCAAGCCGTGCGTGAGGGTCTGCTTAGGGCCTTTCAGAGCGCTGAGGCGGAACCACAGGTTCGCGCCGTGGTGCTGCTTTGCGAAGGCAGCACCTTTATCGCCGGCGCCGACATCAAGGAATTTGGCAAGCCACCGCAGGCGCCGAGTCTGCCCGAAGTGATCGAGGTCATTGAAGGCAGCAGCAAGCCCAGCGTTGCGGTCATTCATGGCACCGCCCTGGGCGGCGGTCTGGAAGTCGCGCTGGGCTGTCATTACCGAATTGCACGCCGCGACGCCAAAGTCGGGCTGCCGGAAGTGAAGCTGGGTCTGTTGCCGGGTGCCGGCGGCACGCAGCGGCTGCCACGTCTGGCCGGGGTCGCCAAGGCGCTGGACATGATTGTCAGTGGCACGCCGATCAGTGCTGCCGAGGCGGTTGAGCACAGCATCGTCGATGAGCAGTTCGACGGCGATCTGAGAGACGCGGGCTTAGCCTATGCCCGTCGCATGATTGAAGAAGGCCGCGCGCCACGTCGTACTGGCGAGCAGACCCGCGGCTTGGAAGGTGCCGACAATGAGGCGCTGATCCGCGCCAAGCATGCCGAGGTGGCCAAGCGCATGCCCGGACTGTTTTCGCCGCTGCGTTGCATTGCGGCGGTCGAGGCGGCCACCCAGCTGCCGCTGGCTGAGGGTCTCAAGCGTGAGCGTGAGTTGTTCGCCGAGTGCTTGAACTCTCCGCAGCGCGGCGCGCTGATTCATTCGTTTTTCTCTGAGCGCCAGGCAGGAAAGATCAACGATCTGCCAGCCGATGTGAAACCGCGTGCGATCAATAGAGCCGCGGTGATCGGCGGCGGCACCATGGGTGTCGGTATCGCCCTGAGCTTCGCCAATGCCGGTGTCCCTGTGAAGCTGTTGGAAATCAATGACGAGGCGCTGCAGCGTGGTTTGCAGCGCGCCCGTGATACCTACGCGGCTAGCGTCAAGCGCGGCAGCCTGACCGAGGAGGCGATGGAAGCGCGCCTCAAACTGGTCGAAGGCGTCACCGAGTACGCCGCACTGGCAGATGTGGACGTGGTGGTCGAAGCGGTGTTCGAGGAAATGGGCGTCAAGCAGCAGGTCTTCGAGCAGCTTGATGCCGTATGCAAGCCAGGCGCGATTCTCGCCTCGAACACGTCGTCACTCGATTTGAATGCCATCGCGGCCTTCACCAAGCGACCGGAAGACGTGGTCGGCCTGCATTTCTTCAGCCCGGCCAACGTGATGCGCCTGCTGGAAGTGGTGCGTGGCGAGCAGACCAGTGATGAAGTGCTAGCCACCGCCATGGCCATCGGCAAGAAACTGAAGAAAGTCTCGGTGGTGGTCGGCGTCTGCGACGGCTTCGTTGGCAACCGCATGGTCTTTCAGTACGGCCGCGAGGCCGAGTTTCTGCTGGAAGAGGGCGCCACGCCGCAGCAGGTCGACGGTGCGCTGCGCAACTTCGGCATGGCCATGGGGCCGTTTGCGATGCGCGATCTGTCCGGCCTCGATATCGGTCAGGCGATCCGCAAGCGTCAGCGCGCTGACCTGCCGGCCGATCGCGATTTCCCCACCGTTTCCGACAAGCTCTGCGCCGCCGGAATGCTCGGGCAGAAGACTGGGGCCGGCTATTACCGCTACGAGCCAGGCAACCGCACGCCACTGGAGAACCCTGAGCTCGCGCCTATGCTGGAAGCAGCGTCTCGGCAAAAGGGCATCGAGCGCCGTGAGCTGGACGAGCAATACATCGTCGAGCGCACCCTCTTCGCCATGGTCAATGAAGGCGCGAAGATCCTCGAAGAGGGCATCGCCCAGCGCTCCAGCGATATCGATGTCATCTACCTTAACGGCTACGGCTTCCCAGCCTTCCGTGGCGGGCCGATGTTCTATGCCGACAGCGTTGGCCTGGACACCGTGCTGGCGCGGGTCAAGGAACTGCATGCGCGTTGCGGCGACTGGTGGAAGCCGGCGCCATTGCTGGAAAAACTGGCCGCCGAAGGCCGCACCTTTACCGAATGGCAGGCCGGGCAATGA
- the gabD gene encoding NADP-dependent succinate-semialdehyde dehydrogenase, which translates to MQLKDTSLFRQQAYIDGAWRDADGGQTIKVNNPASNEILGTVPKMGAAETRRAIEAAERALPAWRDLTAKERSQKLRRWFELMMENQDDLGRLMTLEQGKPLAESKGEIAYAASFIEWFAEEAKRVYGDTIPGHQKDKRIIVIKQPIGVTAAITPWNFPAAMITRKAAPALAAGCTMVVKPASQTPFSALALAELAERAGIPKGVFSVVTGSAGDIGNELTVNPTVRKISFTGSTEVGAKLMAQCAPGIKKVSLELGGNAPFLVFDDADLDEAVKGAMQSKYRNAGQTCVCVNRIYVQEGVYDAFAEKFQAAVAKLKVGNGLDEGVDIGPLIDEKAAAKVKEHIEDAVANGAQVVTGGKAHNLGGSYFEPTLMVNVPHDAKVAKEETFGPLAPLFRFKDEAEGIALANDTEFGLAAYFYARDLGRVFRVAEAIESGMVGVNTGMISTEVAPFGGVKSSGLGREGSKYGIEDYLEIKYLCLGL; encoded by the coding sequence ATGCAACTCAAAGACACTTCGCTGTTCCGCCAGCAGGCCTATATCGACGGAGCCTGGCGGGACGCGGACGGCGGCCAGACCATCAAGGTCAACAATCCGGCCAGCAATGAGATTCTGGGTACGGTGCCGAAGATGGGCGCGGCCGAAACCCGCCGCGCCATCGAAGCTGCCGAGCGTGCGCTGCCAGCCTGGCGTGATCTGACCGCCAAGGAGCGCTCGCAGAAGCTGCGCCGCTGGTTCGAGCTGATGATGGAGAACCAGGACGACCTGGGCCGCCTGATGACGCTGGAGCAGGGCAAGCCTCTGGCCGAGTCCAAGGGTGAGATTGCCTACGCCGCATCGTTCATCGAGTGGTTCGCCGAGGAAGCCAAGCGCGTTTATGGCGACACCATTCCGGGGCATCAGAAAGACAAGCGCATCATCGTCATCAAGCAGCCGATCGGCGTCACTGCGGCCATCACGCCGTGGAATTTCCCGGCGGCGATGATCACTCGCAAGGCCGCTCCTGCGCTGGCGGCGGGTTGCACCATGGTGGTCAAGCCGGCCAGCCAGACTCCATTCTCTGCCTTGGCGTTGGCCGAACTGGCAGAGCGCGCAGGCATTCCCAAGGGCGTGTTCAGCGTTGTCACCGGCTCGGCCGGTGACATCGGCAACGAGCTGACCGTCAACCCGACCGTGCGCAAGATCAGCTTCACCGGCTCCACCGAAGTCGGCGCGAAGCTGATGGCCCAATGTGCACCGGGCATCAAGAAGGTATCGCTGGAGCTGGGCGGCAACGCGCCGTTCCTGGTGTTCGATGACGCCGACCTCGACGAGGCGGTCAAAGGTGCCATGCAGTCCAAATACCGCAACGCCGGGCAGACTTGTGTCTGCGTCAACCGCATCTATGTGCAGGAGGGTGTTTACGACGCGTTCGCCGAGAAGTTTCAGGCGGCAGTGGCGAAGCTGAAGGTCGGAAACGGCCTTGATGAAGGCGTCGATATCGGTCCGCTGATCGATGAGAAGGCCGCGGCCAAGGTCAAGGAGCATATCGAGGATGCCGTCGCCAATGGCGCCCAGGTGGTCACCGGTGGCAAGGCGCACAACCTCGGCGGTAGTTATTTCGAGCCAACGTTAATGGTCAATGTGCCGCATGACGCCAAAGTGGCCAAGGAAGAAACCTTCGGCCCGCTGGCTCCGCTGTTCCGCTTCAAGGACGAGGCCGAGGGCATCGCGCTGGCTAATGACACCGAATTCGGGCTGGCTGCGTACTTTTATGCGCGCGACCTGGGCCGGGTGTTCCGCGTGGCCGAGGCGATCGAGTCGGGTATGGTCGGCGTCAACACCGGCATGATTTCCACTGAAGTAGCACCGTTTGGCGGGGTGAAATCCTCCGGCCTGGGCCGCGAAGGCTCCAAATACGGGATCGAGGATTACCTGGAGATCAAGTACCTCTGCCTGGGTCTGTAA
- a CDS encoding acyl-CoA dehydrogenase yields MANYMHPNRDTEFVLNEVLCFDRLCADLGLADVNGELASAVLDEASKLGSTVLAPLNAVGDRKGVCLTDAGVQEPPGFADAYRLFSESGWCSLTAPEAFGGQALPNVLGTAVSEVWHAANMAFALCPLLTQGAVEALVHHASPAIQGLYLPRLISGEWTGTMNLTEPDAGSDLAAVRARAVPEGDHYRISGQKIFISWGDHQMAPNVIHLVLARLPGAPAGVKGLSLFLVPKYLPDAAGEPGEGNDVRCVSLEHKLGIHGSPTCTMSFGDEGGAIGYLVGEPHSGLACMFTMMNHARQAVGLQGLAIAERAWQDARAYARERQQGTHRDGGRYPIIRFPDVRRMLMQMKASTEAMRALALIAAAESDRADHSPSEPSACVHQGRVEMYTPIIKGWLTELAQEVTSLAVQVHGGMGYVEETGVARHFRDARILPIYEGTNGIQAMDLIGRKILANGGALLAGLLEDIETTLGQLHEDSRCTVLSAPLGGALDDARQACQYLLNGATDDPALPGSVAFNMMMLLGYLCGGWAMARSALAASSALDAYRGDPVFLEAKLVTARFYAEQLLPRTRTLLVCVLAGSYSTMALDDTQF; encoded by the coding sequence ATGGCTAATTACATGCATCCCAACCGCGACACTGAGTTCGTACTCAATGAGGTGCTGTGCTTCGATCGCCTGTGCGCCGACCTAGGGCTGGCTGACGTCAACGGCGAGTTGGCCTCGGCGGTCTTGGACGAGGCCAGCAAGCTAGGCTCTACGGTACTAGCTCCGCTGAATGCAGTGGGCGATCGTAAGGGGGTGTGTCTGACCGATGCCGGAGTGCAGGAACCCCCGGGTTTTGCAGATGCCTACCGGCTGTTCAGTGAGAGCGGCTGGTGTTCGCTCACCGCCCCCGAGGCCTTTGGTGGTCAAGCGCTGCCCAATGTGCTTGGAACCGCAGTGAGCGAAGTGTGGCACGCAGCGAATATGGCCTTCGCGCTGTGTCCACTACTGACCCAAGGCGCCGTGGAGGCGCTGGTGCACCACGCCTCGCCCGCCATACAGGGTCTGTACCTGCCAAGGCTTATCAGTGGCGAGTGGACCGGCACCATGAACCTAACCGAGCCGGATGCAGGCTCTGATCTTGCGGCAGTAAGAGCCCGCGCTGTGCCGGAAGGCGATCACTACCGTATCAGCGGCCAGAAAATCTTCATCAGCTGGGGCGATCACCAGATGGCTCCAAACGTTATCCACTTAGTACTGGCCCGCCTGCCGGGTGCGCCGGCAGGAGTAAAGGGCCTCTCGCTATTCTTGGTGCCCAAATACCTTCCCGACGCGGCGGGCGAACCGGGCGAGGGCAACGACGTTCGCTGCGTGTCCTTGGAGCATAAGCTGGGTATCCACGGCAGCCCTACCTGCACTATGAGCTTCGGCGACGAGGGTGGGGCGATCGGCTATCTGGTCGGTGAGCCGCACTCGGGACTGGCCTGCATGTTCACCATGATGAACCACGCCCGCCAGGCGGTCGGCCTGCAGGGCCTGGCCATCGCCGAGCGCGCCTGGCAGGACGCACGTGCCTATGCCCGCGAGCGTCAGCAAGGAACCCATCGCGACGGCGGTCGCTACCCGATCATTCGCTTCCCAGATGTACGCCGCATGCTTATGCAGATGAAAGCCTCTACCGAGGCGATGCGCGCGCTAGCGCTAATCGCAGCCGCCGAGTCCGACCGCGCCGACCATTCGCCGAGCGAGCCCTCAGCATGTGTGCATCAGGGCCGGGTAGAAATGTACACACCAATCATCAAGGGCTGGCTGACCGAGCTGGCACAGGAAGTCACCTCGTTGGCCGTCCAAGTGCATGGCGGTATGGGCTATGTCGAGGAAACCGGCGTTGCGCGCCATTTCCGCGATGCACGCATCCTACCAATCTATGAAGGCACCAACGGCATCCAAGCGATGGATTTGATTGGCCGTAAAATCCTGGCCAACGGTGGTGCGCTGTTGGCTGGGCTGCTCGAAGACATTGAGACCACGCTAGGCCAGTTGCACGAGGACAGCCGTTGCACGGTGCTTTCTGCGCCGCTCGGCGGCGCTCTGGACGACGCGCGTCAGGCCTGCCAGTACTTGCTCAATGGCGCCACAGACGACCCGGCGCTTCCCGGTAGTGTTGCCTTCAACATGATGATGCTCCTCGGTTACTTATGTGGCGGTTGGGCTATGGCTCGCTCAGCGCTGGCTGCATCGAGTGCCCTTGATGCCTACCGTGGCGACCCGGTTTTTCTGGAAGCCAAACTTGTGACCGCGCGCTTCTATGCCGAGCAACTGCTGCCGCGCACTCGTACGCTATTGGTGTGCGTGCTGGCCGGTAGCTACAGCACTATGGCGCTCGACGATACGCAGTTCTAA
- a CDS encoding TetR/AcrR family transcriptional regulator produces the protein MTAALRRAPGNPCGRQQILDSARQLFAERGFHAVSLRELAQVVGMHAGSLYAHIESKDALLQELIEDGFARLIDSCLAHLATALPEKTLTIFLHHHLDFHIANPHWYALALVESRHLSAEAQEELRGIKADYAALLERVLHARLGGRGDSLRIATVACQALRLLDGPPGGGGAALDDCVDDIERLILSRLTLNA, from the coding sequence ATGACAGCTGCCCTTAGACGCGCACCGGGGAATCCATGTGGGCGTCAGCAAATACTCGATAGCGCCCGCCAGCTTTTTGCAGAGCGCGGATTTCACGCAGTGAGCCTGCGAGAGCTCGCTCAGGTTGTCGGCATGCATGCAGGCTCGCTGTACGCACATATCGAGAGCAAGGACGCGCTTTTGCAGGAGCTGATCGAAGACGGATTCGCGCGCCTGATAGACAGCTGTCTGGCGCACCTGGCGACTGCGCTGCCCGAAAAGACGTTGACTATTTTCTTGCACCACCACCTGGATTTTCACATCGCGAATCCCCACTGGTATGCCCTCGCGCTGGTCGAGTCCCGCCATCTGAGCGCAGAGGCACAGGAAGAACTGCGCGGCATTAAAGCCGATTACGCAGCGCTGCTAGAGCGCGTTCTGCACGCGCGCCTGGGAGGGCGCGGAGATTCCTTGCGCATCGCTACGGTAGCGTGTCAGGCGCTGCGCTTGCTCGATGGTCCCCCGGGAGGCGGGGGGGCAGCGCTAGATGACTGCGTCGATGACATAGAACGCCTGATCCTCAGCCGGCTAACTTTGAACGCTTAG